AAAATCGCAAATATTTTATGGCAtgtttatcaattttctacgatttcgATAAAAGATTGTAACAGAGATTAGCTAATCTCTATTTATCAGTTACTGATATTCTTCGATTGTACATCCTGTTGATTGACACTTACAGAAATGACAGTAATAATTTCTCTCATACATTCATTGTATGCTATAGAAATTCTAGCAATAATTGTTAAGAAATGTGtattcttttaaatcaatatatatttagcaGACCTCTGTTTTCTAATGAATCTTTTAAAGATTGAAATAATTGTAGTTGTTGCTCTGGTTTTAAACTATATACctataaaggataaaaatttatatataatttgtatataaataatataacaattaaatcCAAGGAAGAATTAACAAgcaaatgataaattttaaacaaaacaataaaacataaacaaaaataataaaagcaacaataataatacgagCAATATTTGTTTCAATTTACCTGTTGCAAAAGTTTTTGAGGTGAAGCTGTTTGTATAAATGATGAAATATAAACATTGACAAACGTTGCCATTAAATATTGACAATCAAATCTATCCATTATTCCACCATGACCAGGAATAACGTCTCCAAAGTCCTATATTTCAATGATGTAATAAtgtttgtaattaatatcagtattatgatataaacagaaagaataaaacataATCGTATTTTATAGAATTGCATTACCTTAATTTTGAAAGCACGTTTAAAACCACTGGCGAAAAATCCTCCAAATGGCCCAATGACAGAACTAAATATAGACATTGACAAAGAGTGAAGTAAAAAGGGATATAAAGTCAGTGTCTCTTTACCATTGATCTGCGAAACAATATAATCGTTATACTGTTTTAATTTCTGCCATTGTTCTTTTATCATGATAATATTACCATTCTTGTAATTACTTGAAAACTCTTTGGCAAAACATATTCTTGTGGTTGAAATAAACTAGACGGTTCACAATCCATTGTCATTCTACCTAAAGCTTCACTATACTCGATAGGACAAATGAAATAGCGATATTGGCACATAACATAGGACATCTgtaaaatagtaatattttgaTACTAACTTTTcttgtgaatatttttattacaggaattataaagaaatataacgatTGTTTTCTTATTACCAATAATCCAAGGAAAACTGTCGATATTCCTCCACCTATAAAACCTTCCCACGTTTTCTTTGGAGACAATTTTATCAAAGGTGTTCTTCCAAAAAAGAATCCAAACATGTAAGCCATAACGTCGTTTATAACTATCATACTTACTGGTACGATAAACCtaaatgaatatatcaaagaataaataaatattttaatacactACCTACATTAATAACagaaattgataattattttatatatagtaaatttaCCATATAAGTccttggaaaatattttgtattataagaTAACTTTGTGTCACTACTATAAGTAACGCAACGTGTGTCCATGCAAACAAAGAGAAttgtttcatataatatttctttacaagTGACAGTACAAACCAAACAAAACCAACAATGTATAGACAGAATGAAATAAACCGGTGATATGTCACGAGTACACGCAAATATTcctaaaaatagaaaaaagttgtTATTCTTAATATCGTGTTAACTTAAATTTGCATTACGTtttggattttatttaaaaaatttatcgctAACGAATCTAATAAACATAACGCACATTGTGGAAGCCTTATGAAGTTGTATGAGAAGCCACACAAAGATTATATAGATCTTATTTGTAGTAGCTCTTTTATTGATTTTGCGCCaaacttatgtatatatttataacgttttattttaggttataacagatatatattttatcaaataaaatatatataaaataaattcatttaccGTTTGATTGATTACAACTGCAAAGTAATCCATTAAATTCTCACcatagaagaaataatttgaagttattaaaaaataccaGGATAAAGATCTAAACCATGGTAAACCATGAATTCTATATACTGCATATCCAATATTAATGATTTCTTCAAAACATTTTACTTGAACTATTAATGtctgtaaaaataaatgaacacaTGATGAGACAACATTCAAATTAATTACGTTTGttctatcaaaaataatatttaccgTAATCATAAGTACTAATGGCCCaccatatataataaaaccaAATACAGCTATCATTACCGACGTTGAAATACTTCTAATAATCCAATTCTTCCAActgaaaagtattttttaaattgtttaaaaatacatgcttgataagaaattataagCAAAACTATTATAATCAAACTAACCGATCTGAAAGACCAGAAAGAACAGGATTTAAAATTTGAGGAGTATGATGAGTTCCTTGCGGCAATGTTTTAGAAAGATCCTCTACCTCCAATTTCGCGTCATCTTCGGATTCGATTTCTTCCTTCTGTTAACAATATTAAGaacattgtttttatattaattaaaaatataatacataaaaaacattttctggACATTGTCAGCAAATAAgggaaatacataaataaaataaacattattagtACTTTAATATGGCATTTCATTAATATGCCAAAGGGCGATCCATTCAATGGAATATACCAATGTCAAATAATGATACATACTAGCGGGGGCAAACAATGTTGACGCGTCCCTGTTATTAGCTGtcaataatagatattaatcaattaaatgaACGTATACATTTCAAAAGTAggaagaatttaattaattaataaaaatcgataaatacatTAATCCGCTTATTTGTTTCGAAATGTTCGCAGAATTATgtctaaaaagaaacataaaaaaatatttcacctGATCATCAGTGACATCCCGCGTAGCTGCGGACGCATCTTCCACAGTTCTTTTTCGAAGTTCCGACATTTTTTACAGGATGAATGATTTGTAACTTTTTAACagagtaaaattaaaatcttaaaTACTGCTGTCTGTCTGTGACCGTTGATACGAACGACACAACTGCATATTTATATGCATAAAATTATCTTACTAAACTGGGCGGACGTGACGAACCATTCGCGCGAATGAAATACCAGATTAACGCAGCGAcgtctcgttcgttctcggATCTAATCGGTATTCTTCGGAAAatcgatgattaaaaaaaagaaagaaaaacactaTGGACGATTTTCAAGTAGCAAATTTCGTCGTATTATCAGAGGAGCAGCAAATAATTCTATTTGCATTTAGCTTGGATATTATTGGCTATGCAGTAACGATTTGCCTTGGCGCGAATGAAAACAACCAATAAAAAAGCAGGGATATCCAAATTTAGTTTTCCAGTATCGTCCATGAAAAGCGAGAGTTATTTAAGGAATGTTTATAATGAATACATTagtcatacacacataaacgTACATTGCTCTTAATAGCTTTTAGCTTTCTTTTGAAAGCTGAACAAAGTGTTATAAAATTCTATGATTAgaacgtattattaataatatataatattatattttttgtatataagaattttataatgtagaaagatataaagacaCATTGATATCGTTAgtacgataattattatggaataaaaaacaaacatttttttattgcatattccttattcttaattttgattattttagtTCTATACTTTGAATGTTTAATTCATCAATAAATCTTAcctgatttatttttctacttactataatttttatccatCTCTGATCATCCGATGCACAGAAACTTTTACAGCATCGTTTGATTCTAATTATAGATCAACTATGTTACCAACATATGGATGGTTTGTTTTACTTGggttatttatttagtttgtTAACAGATGTCGTCATTTCAAGATTCGACAAcgcaattaataataattgaatattttagcaactttgtaatatattatctttttaatctaatttaat
The sequence above is a segment of the Vespula vulgaris chromosome 12, iyVesVulg1.1, whole genome shotgun sequence genome. Coding sequences within it:
- the LOC127067884 gene encoding phosphatidate cytidylyltransferase, photoreceptor-specific isoform X1, whose amino-acid sequence is MSELRKRTVEDASAATRDVTDDQLITGTRQHCLPPLKEEIESEDDAKLEVEDLSKTLPQGTHHTPQILNPVLSGLSDRWKNWIIRSISTSVMIAVFGFIIYGGPLVLMITTLIVQVKCFEEIINIGYAVYRIHGLPWFRSLSWYFLITSNYFFYGENLMDYFAVVINQTEYLRVLVTYHRFISFCLYIVGFVWFVLSLVKKYYMKQFSLFAWTHVALLIVVTQSYLIIQNIFQGLIWFIVPVSMIVINDVMAYMFGFFFGRTPLIKLSPKKTWEGFIGGGISTVFLGLLMSYVMCQYRYFICPIEYSEALGRMTMDCEPSSLFQPQEYVLPKSFQVITRMINGKETLTLYPFLLHSLSMSIFSSVIGPFGGFFASGFKRAFKIKDFGDVIPGHGGIMDRFDCQYLMATFVNVYISSFIQTASPQKLLQQVYSLKPEQQLQLFQSLKDSLENRGLLNIY
- the LOC127067884 gene encoding phosphatidate cytidylyltransferase, photoreceptor-specific isoform X2 → MSELRKRTVEDASAATRDVTDDQLITGTRQHCLPPLKEEIESEDDAKLEVEDLSKTLPQGTHHTPQILNPVLSGLSDRWKNWIIRSISTSVMIAVFGFIIYGGPLVLMITTLIVQVKCFEEIINIGYAVYRIHGLPWFRSLSWYFLITSNYFFYGENLMDYFAVVINQTEYLRVLVTYHRFISFCLYIVGFVWFVLSLVKKYYMKQFSLFAWTHVALLIVVTQSYLIIQNIFQGLIWFIVPVSMIVINDVMAYMFGFFFGRTPLIKLSPKKTWEGFIGGGISTVFLGLLMSYVMCQYRYFICPIEYSEALGRMTMDCEPSSLFQPQEYVLPKSFQINGKETLTLYPFLLHSLSMSIFSSVIGPFGGFFASGFKRAFKIKDFGDVIPGHGGIMDRFDCQYLMATFVNVYISSFIQTASPQKLLQQVYSLKPEQQLQLFQSLKDSLENRGLLNIY
- the LOC127067884 gene encoding phosphatidate cytidylyltransferase, photoreceptor-specific isoform X3, coding for MSELRKRTVEDASAATRDVTDDQKEEIESEDDAKLEVEDLSKTLPQGTHHTPQILNPVLSGLSDRWKNWIIRSISTSVMIAVFGFIIYGGPLVLMITTLIVQVKCFEEIINIGYAVYRIHGLPWFRSLSWYFLITSNYFFYGENLMDYFAVVINQTEYLRVLVTYHRFISFCLYIVGFVWFVLSLVKKYYMKQFSLFAWTHVALLIVVTQSYLIIQNIFQGLIWFIVPVSMIVINDVMAYMFGFFFGRTPLIKLSPKKTWEGFIGGGISTVFLGLLMSYVMCQYRYFICPIEYSEALGRMTMDCEPSSLFQPQEYVLPKSFQVITRMINGKETLTLYPFLLHSLSMSIFSSVIGPFGGFFASGFKRAFKIKDFGDVIPGHGGIMDRFDCQYLMATFVNVYISSFIQTASPQKLLQQVYSLKPEQQLQLFQSLKDSLENRGLLNIY